The genomic stretch ATCTGCCACCGACATCGGCCGCGCGCTGGAGACGATGATGGGAGGCCGCCGCGTCACCACCTTCGTCGACAACGGCGAGGAATACGACGTCAAGCTGCAGGCCAACCGCGACGGCCGCGATTCGGTGGCGGCGCTGGATGCGCTGCAGGTGCGCGGGCGCGGCGGCATGCTGGTGCCGCTGTCCAACCTGGTCACGCTGCGTGAAGTGGCCGAGCCGGGCACGCTCAACCGCTTCAACCGCCTGCGTTCGATCACCCTGAGCGCGCGCCTGGCACCCGGCTATCCCCTCGGTGACGCGGTGACCTGGGCGCAGGACACCGCGCGTGCGTCGCTGCCCGACTACGCGCAGATCAGCTGGAAGGGCGAGTCGCGCGAGCTGCAGCAGTCCGGCGGCGAGGTGCTGGTGACCTTCGCGCTGGCGCTGCTGATCGTGTACCTGGCGTTGGCCGCGCAGTTCGAGAGCTTCCTGCACCCGCTGGTGATCATGCTCACGGTGCCGCTGGGCGTGCTCGGCGCGCTGCTGGGCCTGTGGATCACCGGTGGCACGGTCAACCTGTTCTCGCAGATCGGCATCGTGATGCTGGTCGGCCTGGCGGCGAAGAACGGCATCCTGATCGTGGAGTTCGCCAACCAGCTGCGCGACGAGGGGCGTGCCATCCATGACGCCATCGTCGAGGCCGCCGCGGTGCGCCTGCGTCCGATCCTGATGACGTCCATCGCCACCGTGATGGGTGCGGTGCCGCTGGTGATCTTCGGCGGTCCGGGCTCGGCCAGCCGCGCCACCATCGGCGTGGTGGTGATCTTCGGCGTGGCCTTCTCCACGCTGCTGTCGCTGTTCGTGGTGCCGGCGTTCTACGCGGTGCTGGCGAAATACACGCATTCGCCGGAAGAGCTGGCGCAGCGACTGGAGCAACTGGAAGCGGAAACCCCGCAGGTGGGCGGCCATGCATGATCGCGACGGTGGTTCCCCGTGGAAGCCGCGCGGTCCGCGCCCGCCGCGCGACGGCGCGCCCCGCCGTGGATCGGTGCCGAGTGAAAGTTCGCGCCGCGAACCGGCGCGTAACGAGGCTTCGGAATCCGAGCCGGCCGACAACGCGCATCCCGCGCGCGAACGCCGCGACGCCGAGCTGCGCCTGTACGGCCTGAACGCGGTGCGGGCCATGTTCGCGAGGCGGCCGCAGGCGCTGCGCAAGCTCTACCTGGCCGAAGCGCGCATCCCGCAGCTGCAGCCGCTGCTGAAATGGTGCGTGGCGCACCGCGTGGGCTACCGGGTGGTGGATGATGCCGACCTGCAGAAGCTCGCGGCCAGCGCCCACCACGAAGGCGTGGTGGCCGAAGTGCTGCGCGAGGAACCGCTGCCGCTATCGAGCTGGCTGCGGGATCTCCCGGCTGGTCCGCAGTGCGCGCTGTGGCTGGATGGCGTAGGCAATCCGCACAACCTGGGCGCGATCCTGCGCAGCGCCGCGCACTTCGGCGTGGCGGCGATCCTGCTGCCCAAGCACTCGACGCTGGCGCTGTCCGGCGCCGCCGTGCGGGTCGCGGAGGGCGGCGCGGAAGCGGTGCCGCTGGTGCGGCTGGGCCGCGAGGACAACAGCATCGCGCAGCTGCGCAGCGCCGGTTTCGGGCTGGCCGCCACCGTGGTGCGCGGCGGCAGCGACCTGTTCCAGGCCAGCCTGCCGTCCCGGCTGGTGTACGTGCTGGGTGCGGAAGGCGAGGGCATGTCGCCGGCATTGGCCGCCGCCTGTGACCTGCGCCTGTCGATCCCCGGCAGCGGCGCGGTGGAAAGCCTCAACGTGGCTGCGGCGACCGCGGTGCTGCTGGCGGCGTGGGCGCGCGGCGGCTGAGTCGCCCGGGTTCCTTATAGGAGCGCACGGAACGGGCGCGAAGGCTTTCGCAGGATCATGCAAAGAGCCTGGCGCCCCTGCGGTGCGGTCCTACAGTGTCCCTGCAATTCGTGCTTCCCGCAGTGCGTGCGCTTACCTGTCGCTCGCGCCCTGTTCCTCGATGGCGCTGAAATTGGAGCGGGCGCCGCTGGAATCATTCGCCACGCCGGTGGCGAAATAGGCGACGCCGGTGCCGGCTGCGCGGTCGATCCACAGTCCCGACAACAGGCCGTAGGCATTGCCGCTGTGGCCGATGCGCGGGCGGCCGTCGCCGAACAGGTCGTCGCGGCAGCGCTTGCCATCGCCCTGCGCCAGCTGTTGCGTGGCCAGGCCATACGCGCAGAAGAAGCCGCCGCGGTTGGGTTCGTCCTCCTCGCCGATCACGCCATTGCTGCCGTCATAGCGCCACACCGGCGTGTCCAGCAGCGCCACCGAGGCTGGCCCCAGCAGGCGCACGCCGTCCAGCTCGCCATCATTGAGCAGCATCCGGCCGATCCGGGCCAGTCCGCGTGCGGAGATGCGCAGCCCGCCCTGGGGCGAGAACAGCGTGCCGTTCCGGCCGGGTTGCCACCGCGACAGATCGCAGCTGCCATCGGTCGCCGCGATCACCAGGCAGGCCGGGCGCCGGCCGTGCAGGTCATCCTTCTGCGGCTGGCGCTTGTCGTCGTACAGCACCACTGCGCGGGCCATCGCGGCTTCGCTGCTGCCGGACCAGTTGAAGCCCGCGTCGATCCCCAGCGGGAAAAGCACCAGCCGTCGCATCAGCCGGTCGAAGCGCTCGCCAGTGACGCGTTCCATTGCCTGCGCGACCAGCGGGAAGTTGAGATTGGTGTAGCGGAAGAACGTGCCCGGTGCGTGCTGCGTATCCCAAGCCTGCGGGTTGCCGGTAATGATGCCGATGTCCTGGCCCAGCGGCACGTTCCAGTAGCCGGCGGCGTCGGTCAGGCTGGAGGTGTGCGAAAGCAGCATGCGCAGGGTGATCGGCACGTCCGGGAAGGCCGGGTTGCGCAGCGGGAAACCCAGCGCGGTGGAAACATCCGCATCCAGGTCCAGCTTGCCGGCCTCGACCAGCCGCAGCACGCCGATGGTGGTCACCAGCTTGCTCACCGAGGCGACCCGCGCCGGGTCGTCGGCGGTGAGGGCGCGGCCCGCGGCCACGTCGGCCAGGCCCTCGGCCCGGACTGCGGTTTCACCCGCGCGGTCGAAGGCGACGCGGACCCGCCCCACCGGTTCGCTGGCGCCGGCGCAGGAGGCGGCAAGCAGCAGGGAAAGCGCGGCCAGTCGGCGGATCGGGGGCATGCGGGCTCCGGAAGGTGCCGGCGGGCTGCCGGCGCGCCCTGCAGGTTAGCTGAACCAATCCCATCCGGGCGGGGAGGCATGACTTCCTGCCCATGTGTAATGATGGTTTGGTGTATTACATTACCAGCACACCAGTTCAGGAGGCCGTCATGTTCACCACCACCCGCATCCCCCGCAGTCCCGCTTTCGTCGAGCGCCGCAAGGCTGAACGCAGCGCCAACGATGGCGAGTTCCAGCCGCGCAACCGCGGCGAACGCGAGTTCGGCATCGGCTACGGCCGCAGCAGCGGCTATGTCCGCAACCGCAGCTACGTGGCCAGCCAGCCCACCCTGTTCCGCTGCCGCTGAACCGGCGCGTTCTTCGCGTATCGTCCACTGCCATCGCTACCGCTGGATCCCTGCCGATGAAGCATCCGATCGCCGCTGCCCTGCTGGTCCTCCTTGCCCTGCCGCTGGCCGGCCAGGCAGGGAACTGCAAGCTGGACATCCAACCCGTCACTAGCGGCTTTTTCCTCAATCCCACCCTGGACAAGCTGACGGTGCGGTCGATGCGGTCGGTCAAGCCGGGCGTCGACTGCAAGTTGCAGCAGGGCGACGAAATCGTGCAGATCAACGCCCAGGCGGTGCCGGGACGCAAGGCCCGCGAGGTCCAGGCCTTCTGGAAGGATCTGAAGCAGGATCAGCCGCTGACGTTCAAGGTGCTGCGCCACGGCAAGCCGCTGACGCTGGTACTGGAAGATTGAACAGCGCGCCGTGCCCGCCGCCGCCTCAGGCGGAAGCGGTGGACACGTCGCGCATCCGCTCCGCGGCCACCATCAGCTGCGGGAAGAACGTCTCGAACGTCGCCCGCGCCTCCTCCTCGTCGGCGTGCAATATCTCCAGGCAGGCCAGCAGCCGGTCGCCGTTGCGCGAGAGCCGGGTGGAGATTCCCCGCACCGCGGCATCCACGCTTGCGCGCCGCGCGTAGGATCCCAGCCAGTCGTGCGCGGCCATGCGCGGCGCGATGGCTGCCAGCCGCGCCGGCAAACGGTCCCGGCGCTCCTCCAGGATGCGATAGATGCGCGCCGTGAACGCAGCCAGCGGCGCGGCGTTCCAGCGATCCCAGCCCTGTGCCAGGCAGTGGTCGAAATACACGTCCAGCACGATGCCGGCGTAACGGCGCAGCGGCCCGAAGCGGGCGCGCATGGCGGTGACCGCAGCGTGGTCGTCGGTGTAGCGGTCGATGCGGCGGTGGCGCACGATTTCGCTTCGCACCGGTTCGGGCCAGTCCGCAAGCCCGCTTTGGCCGAACACGAAGTCCCCGAGCAGGGCGCCCAGGATGGCGTCGTCCGAATGCCGCGCCAGCCAGGCGTGGGCGAGATAGTTCATGCGCCGATGGTAATGGCGCGAAGGGTAATGGTCGGGTGGAGCGCCTCAGTGGGTGCCGGTGGCGCGCGGGTGGCAATCTGCGCCGGGCAGCGCATCGTCCAGACGCACGCAGGGGCGGAACCCCACCATCCCGGTCAGCTGGCGGCTGTCGCCGCTGGCGACGCTGAAGCGCTGCAGCGGCGCCAGCTGGCAGGCCGCTTTACCGTCGCAGGCGTCCGGGTACAGGGTGTAATGACAGGCGCCGCTGCTGCTGCGGACGCATTCGAACCGCGCCACGCCGTCCTGCACGCTGGCCTTGCTGTGCAGCGCCATGCGGCCTTCGTCCACCCGGCTGGTCCAGGTGGTGCCGCCCGGCGAGCAGCCGGCCAAGGCCAGCAGGAACTGCAGCAGCGCAACGAGTTTGGTCAAGCCGAGGTTGAACATGGTGGGCCTCACATGTGCTTGAACAGGGCCATGAACGGCTGGCTGACCACCAGCGTCTCCGGGCGGTGCCGCAGCCGCACCGTGCCGCGCCCGCTGTCGTCGCGGACGATCCCGGCGATGGCCTTCAGGTTGACGATGGTCCCGCGGTGGATCTGCTTGAACGTGTTGCCGTCGAGCCGTGGCAGCAGTTCGCGCAGCGAGCTGCGCAGCAGCGCCTCGCCCTCGGCGGTGACCACGGTGGTGTATTTCTGGTCGGCGCGGAAATACAGAACGTCGTCCACCAGCACCAGCCGGGTCTCGCGCCCAGCGCTGGCGGTCAGCCAGGTCAGCGGCTCCACCGCGCCGGCGGCTTTCGGCAATGCGCCCAACTTGTCCAGCAGCGCCGCCAGCGCAGCGGCATCCGGCTGCGCCTCGCGCGCCTGTAGACGTTCCAGGGTGGCGGCCAGGCGCTCGGGCTTGACCGGCTTGAGCAGGTAGTCGACGGCGCCCTGCTCGAAGGCGTCGATGGCGTACTGGTCGTAAGCGGTGACGAACACGATGTGGGTGCGCGGGCTGGCCTCGGTGGCGATGCGTGCCACCTCGAGGCCGGTCAGGCCGGGCATGCGGATATCGAGGAAGGCGACGTCGGGCTGGTGCTCGGCCAGCGCCTCCACCGCGCTGGCGCCGTCCTCGCATTCGGCCAACACCTGCAGGCCGGGCCAGGCGCGCTGGAGTTCGGCCACCAGCGCCTGCCGCAGCAGGGCTTCGTCCTCCGCGACGACGCAGGTCCACGTGCGGACGGGTGCAGTCTCAGTCATGGCGGGCTCCGTTGGACGGCACCGTGATGGTGGCGGCGACGCCGCTGGGGAAGTTGGCGATGACCGACAGGTTGGCCTCGCCGGCGTAGCGCAGGCGCAACCGCTCGCGCACGTTCTTCAGGCCGATGCCGGTGCCGCTGGTCTGGGTGTTGAAGCCCTCGCCGTCGTCGGCCACGGTCACCGCGATCTTGCCGTCGTCGTCGCGGCGGGCGCGGATCCACACGGTGCCGCCGCCGGTGCGCGGCTCCAGGCCGTGCTTGATCGCGTTCTCCACCAGCGTCTGCAGCATCATCGCCGGCAGCGGAGTGGCGCGCAGCGCCTGCGGCACGTCCACCTGCATGCCGAGGCGGTCGCCCATGCGGATCTTCAGGATCTCCAGGTAGGCCAGCGCGCGTTCCAGCTCCATGCCCAGCGTGGACATGTCGTCCTCGGCGTTGGGCAGCGAGCGGCGCAGGT from Thermomonas sp. XSG encodes the following:
- a CDS encoding serine hydrolase domain-containing protein, giving the protein MPPIRRLAALSLLLAASCAGASEPVGRVRVAFDRAGETAVRAEGLADVAAGRALTADDPARVASVSKLVTTIGVLRLVEAGKLDLDADVSTALGFPLRNPAFPDVPITLRMLLSHTSSLTDAAGYWNVPLGQDIGIITGNPQAWDTQHAPGTFFRYTNLNFPLVAQAMERVTGERFDRLMRRLVLFPLGIDAGFNWSGSSEAAMARAVVLYDDKRQPQKDDLHGRRPACLVIAATDGSCDLSRWQPGRNGTLFSPQGGLRISARGLARIGRMLLNDGELDGVRLLGPASVALLDTPVWRYDGSNGVIGEEDEPNRGGFFCAYGLATQQLAQGDGKRCRDDLFGDGRPRIGHSGNAYGLLSGLWIDRAAGTGVAYFATGVANDSSGARSNFSAIEEQGASDR
- a CDS encoding ACP phosphodiesterase; its protein translation is MNYLAHAWLARHSDDAILGALLGDFVFGQSGLADWPEPVRSEIVRHRRIDRYTDDHAAVTAMRARFGPLRRYAGIVLDVYFDHCLAQGWDRWNAAPLAAFTARIYRILEERRDRLPARLAAIAPRMAAHDWLGSYARRASVDAAVRGISTRLSRNGDRLLACLEILHADEEEARATFETFFPQLMVAAERMRDVSTASA
- a CDS encoding LytTR family DNA-binding domain-containing protein, which gives rise to MTETAPVRTWTCVVAEDEALLRQALVAELQRAWPGLQVLAECEDGASAVEALAEHQPDVAFLDIRMPGLTGLEVARIATEASPRTHIVFVTAYDQYAIDAFEQGAVDYLLKPVKPERLAATLERLQAREAQPDAAALAALLDKLGALPKAAGAVEPLTWLTASAGRETRLVLVDDVLYFRADQKYTTVVTAEGEALLRSSLRELLPRLDGNTFKQIHRGTIVNLKAIAGIVRDDSGRGTVRLRHRPETLVVSQPFMALFKHM
- a CDS encoding TrmH family RNA methyltransferase translates to MHDRDGGSPWKPRGPRPPRDGAPRRGSVPSESSRREPARNEASESEPADNAHPARERRDAELRLYGLNAVRAMFARRPQALRKLYLAEARIPQLQPLLKWCVAHRVGYRVVDDADLQKLAASAHHEGVVAEVLREEPLPLSSWLRDLPAGPQCALWLDGVGNPHNLGAILRSAAHFGVAAILLPKHSTLALSGAAVRVAEGGAEAVPLVRLGREDNSIAQLRSAGFGLAATVVRGGSDLFQASLPSRLVYVLGAEGEGMSPALAAACDLRLSIPGSGAVESLNVAAATAVLLAAWARGG